In Streptomyces sp. TLI_146, the genomic stretch GCCACACCGACTACCGCGACGCGCTCGGCAACAACGACCCGACCCTGATCGCGGGCAACTGGTGGGAGGAGGGCGCCGCCGACAGCTCCAACAAGGGCCTGGTGACCAGCGGGAACCACCTCATGGCCGGACTGTCCGACGTGCCCCCCGAGGTCGTCGCCAACGCCGGGATCGAGCCCGCGTACCGAGGTGTGCTCGCCCGTACGGCGGGTGCGGTGTCCGTGCCCGAGGCGCCCGCCCGGGTCGGGACGAGCACGGCGGGGAGCGACGGGCTGTACGTCACGTTCAACCCGAGCTTCGTCGACGGCGGTTCACCGGTCACCGGGTACACGGCGCGCGCCCTGCGCCCGGACGGTACGGAGGCGGCCCGGGCGAGCGTCGACGCGGCGGACTTCAAGCGCCTCGCGGTGGTGCGGGTCGGGGGGCTCGCGGCGGGGGAGGGGCCGTTCCGGGTGGTCGTGACCGCGCGGAACGCGTACGGGGAGAGCGCGCCCTCGCTCGCGTCGGCGCCGCTCGCGCCGAGGGCGGCGTCTGTGGTGGCCGGCGCGCCGACCGGGGCGAAGGTGCGCGTCGGCGCCCGTGCGGTGACGGTGGTGTGGACGCCGCCCGCGGGTGCGGGGGACGCCGAGGTGATCGGGTATCGGATCACCGTGTCCGACGGGCGGGTGGTGCCGGTCGGTGGGCGGGATGTGCTGGTCACCCGGCCGTCGGGCAAAGGGATGTTCCGGGTGGTGGGGTTTCTTGAGCCCTCCACCTCGTACACCTTCACGGTTGCCGCGGTTACGGCGGCGGGGACGGGGGCGGGGGTGAGCGTGACGGCCACGACGTCTGCGGCTTAGGGGGGTCGTCGTTCGGCTGCGGACCGTGGGTGGCTGGTCGCGCAGTTCCCCGCGCCCCTGGGTAGTACGGGGCTCGCTCGTCGTCAGGTGCGCCAGCCCCGCGCCCCTGGGTAGTACGGGGCTCGGCCCCCGTCAGGTGCGCCAGCCCCCCTGCCCCCCTCACCGTTCGCCCCGCCACTCCCCGTCCCGCTCGGCCCACCGCACCGCCGGGCGTACCGCCAGGCCCGCTGTCGCGAACAGCGTGGCCAGGATTGCCCAGCCCGCGAAGCCGTGGCCCACCGCTGTCACCGTGATCAGGGCCGGGCCCGCCATCATCGCGACCGCGCTGCCCGAGCTGAACACGCCCTGGTAGACACCCTGCGCGCGGGAGTCGGCGAGTTCGTAGCCCAGGGTCCAGCCGCCGGCCGAGGACAGGACCTCGCCGAACACCTGGATCACCGCGCCGGCGGCGAGCACCGCCGCCGCCCACAGTGGGGAGAGCCCGGCGGACAGCGCGAAGACCACGCACGCCGCCCCGAGCAGCAGCCCCGCGCGGCCCATCGCCCGTACCGCGCCGGGCACGTCGGAGGCGCCCCGGGTCGCCCGCACCTGGAGCAGCGCCACCAGCACGCAGTTGACGATCATCACCAGCGCCACCGACCAGCGCGGGGCCTCGGTGTTCTCCACGATCCACAGCGGCATGCCCACTTCGAGCAGGCTGAACTGGAGGATGGTCACCGCGTTGAGGACGGTCACCGCCAGGTAGGGCAGGTCCCGTACCGCCCGCCAGCGGCTCTCGGCCGGGGCCTGCGCCGTGCTCTGCGCGTCGCGCGCGGCGGCAGCGGCGTTGAGCGGCAGGCTCCGTACGAACACGGCGGGCACCACATAGGTGGCCGCGTTGACGAGGATCAGGGCGAGGTAGGCGGCGCGGGTGTCGGCCTGGAGGGCCACCGCGCCGATCGCGCCGCCCACGCCCATCGCCACATTGGTGACCATCCGCAGATAGCCGCGCGCCTCCACCCGGGTCGCGGCGGGCAGCACGTCCGCGAAGAGCGCGGACTTCACGCCCCAGCTCGCCTGGTTGAGCGAGGCGTAGCAGACGGCCGCCACCAGGAAGCCCGCATAGCCGTCGACCAGGGAGTACGCGGCCATCGTGGCGCCGCAGCCCAGCCACAGCGCGGCGATCACCCGACGGCTGCCCCAGCGGTCGGAGGCCCGCCCGGCGGGGATGCCCGCCGCCACCCCGAACAGCCCGGCCACCGTGAGCCCGAACCCGACGTGGGTCGCGCCGATGCCGCAGACGCGGGTGAAGTACAGCACGCTGACGGGGAAGAAGAGGCCGTTGCCGAAGGAGTTGAGGGACGTCATCGCGGCGAGCCGGCGCAGCACCGGGTCGACGGGGAGGAGTCCGGCTCTGGTAGCGGGTGGGGCGGGGGTCTGCGCGGTGGCGGTCATGCCGTCACTCAACCCGGTGTGTACACGCCAGGGGCAATCATTTAGCGTCGGACTAAAGGGTGGGACCACGGGGGACGGCGGGGCCGGTGTGATCGAGTTCAGGTTCGGCGTCGGCGACCTCGCGAGCACGTCGTTCGCGTACTCGCCGTTCCAGGAGGCGGTGTTCTCGCTGTGGGGCTGGTGGGACACCTCGCGCTTTCCCCATCAGCGGCCGTGGCTGCGCCGGTTGCGCCCGCTCTACGAGCGCCAGGACACCGAGCTGTTCGCCGCGCTGGTCGCCCCACACGGCTTCATCCCGGACTTCCTGACGCCCCGGCCGCACAAGGTACGGGCCACGTTCGCCGAGCAGCTGGCGCAGCTGCGGGCCACGCCGGTCGAGGTGATCGGGCCGGATGTGCTGCGCACCTTCGGCGACGCGGAGCTGCCGCCGCTGCTGCGGGACGGGCTCGCCGACCCGGCGGCGCTCCTGGAGCGGGTCGCCGCCGCGTTCGACCGCTACTGGCACGAGTGCCTCGCCCCCGACTGGTGGCCGAGGGCCCGCGCGGTCCTGGAGGCCGATCTCGCCCGGCAGTCGAAGGTGCTGGCCGAGCAGGGCGCGGCCGTGCTCTTCCCGGACCTCGACAAACGGCTCACCTGGCACGGGGACCGGGTGCGGCTCAAGCACCCGATGCCGGACAAGTGGCCGGCGGCCGACATCCAGGTCGCGGGCCGGTCCATGATCCTGATGCCGACCACGTTCGCGCGCGGCGCCATCTCCACCATCGACCCCGGTCTGCCGCCGGTCCTCAACTACCCGGCGCACGGCCGGGGAACGCTCAGCGAGCTGCCGCCGCCGGTGAACGACCGCGCCCTGGTCCGCCTCCTCGGCCCGGCCCGCGCCCGACTGCTCACCCTGCTCGCGGAACCGGCCACCACCACCGAGCTCGCCCGGCGTCTGGAGATCACCCCGGGCGCGGTGAGCCAGCACCTGTCGGTGCTCTACGACGCGGGGCTGCTGCAGCGCGCCCGGCGGGGCCGCAGCGTCCAGTACGCCCGCACCCCGCTCGCCGAGGACCTGCTCAGGCGGTGAGCGCGGCCGGTCCCGCCGCCCGCGCGCGGGCCTCCTCGTACCGTACGAGCAGCAGCCGGGCCAGCTCCGGGGCCGCGCCCAGTACATCGGCCAGCACGTCGGCGTCCCGCGCGCCCCGGGCGATCCGGTCCGGCAGGAAGCCGGGGGCGATGACGTACGGGGCGACGGCGACACGCCGCACGCCGGACGCCCGCAGCTCCCGTACCGCGTCTTCCGTACGGGGATAGCCCCCAGAAAGAACAGCGGAGGCGAACGCAGGTCGCACGGCGCACCAACCGGTGTGCCGCAGCTCCCGCGCTACGTCAGCGATCACTGCGATCGCCTCCGGGTCCGTGGAGCCCGCCGAGGCCAGGACGACCCCGGTCGAGCGCTTGTCGGCGGGGGTGAGCCCCGCCTCGTACAGGGCCTCCTGGAGCCGTCGCTCCACCGTGGACAGGAGCAGCGGCGACGGGCCGAGGACGTCGGCGATGCGGATGTCCAGCTGCGGCGGCGCCTGGGCGAGCACCGCCGGGATGTCGGCCTTGGCGTGGAAGGCCCGGGTCAGGAGCAGGGGGAGGGCCACTACTTCCCGTACGCCTTCGAAGGCCAGGCGCTCCAGGACCCGTGGCACCGAAGGGGCGTTGAAGTCCAGGAAGCCGGTCTCCACGCGCAGCCCGGGCCTCCCCAAGGTCTCGGCTCCGCTCGACCAGGGGGCACCCCCATCGACCGCACGCGCCGCACCAGGGCGTGCACGGTCGCCGCGTGCCGCGGGTCGCGGCTGCCGTGGGCGATGACGAGGAGGACGGGTCCGTACATCGTGGCTCAGCTCTTCACCAGCAGACCGCGGCTGCGCAGCACATAGCGCTCCAGCGGGCTGAAGATGAGCAGGTCGATCGCGATGCCGACGATCAGGATCAGGAAGATGGCGAGGAAGACGCCGGGCATGTCGGAGTTGTTGCGGCCGTTCTCCAGCAACTGGCCGAGCCCCAGGCCGAGATCGGGCGAGGAGGCGATGATCTCGGCGGCCATCAGCGAGCGCCAGGAGAACGCCCAGCCCTGCTTCAGGCCCGCCAGATAGCCGGGCAGGGCGGCGGGCATCACGATGTGCCAGGTGCCGCGCAGACCGGTGGCGCCCAGCGTGCGGCCCGCGCGCAGGAACAGCGGGGGGACCTGGTCGACGCCGGAGACCAGGCCGTTGGCGATCGAGGGCACCGCGCCGAGCAGGATCACCGCGTACATCATCGAGTTGTTCAGACCGAGCCAGATCACCGCGGGCGGCACCCAGGCCACCGACGGCAGCGACTGGAGGCCGGACAGGATCGGACCGATGGCGGCGCGGATGAACCTCACCCGGGCCACGATCAGCCCCAGCGGCGTCCCGATGGCCAGCGCGAGCAGGAAGCCGAGCAGCCCGCGCGAGACGCTGGTCCACACGATGTCGAGCAGGGTGCCCTGGAGCCACAGCTCCTTGAGGCCCGACCAGACCGAGGACGGCGAGGGCAGCTTGGTCTCGTCGGCGACCTCCGCCCACACCAGGCCCTGCCAGACCACCAG encodes the following:
- a CDS encoding MFS transporter; translated protein: MTATAQTPAPPATRAGLLPVDPVLRRLAAMTSLNSFGNGLFFPVSVLYFTRVCGIGATHVGFGLTVAGLFGVAAGIPAGRASDRWGSRRVIAALWLGCGATMAAYSLVDGYAGFLVAAVCYASLNQASWGVKSALFADVLPAATRVEARGYLRMVTNVAMGVGGAIGAVALQADTRAAYLALILVNAATYVVPAVFVRSLPLNAAAAARDAQSTAQAPAESRWRAVRDLPYLAVTVLNAVTILQFSLLEVGMPLWIVENTEAPRWSVALVMIVNCVLVALLQVRATRGASDVPGAVRAMGRAGLLLGAACVVFALSAGLSPLWAAAVLAAGAVIQVFGEVLSSAGGWTLGYELADSRAQGVYQGVFSSGSAVAMMAGPALITVTAVGHGFAGWAILATLFATAGLAVRPAVRWAERDGEWRGER
- a CDS encoding winged helix-turn-helix domain-containing protein, which gives rise to MIEFRFGVGDLASTSFAYSPFQEAVFSLWGWWDTSRFPHQRPWLRRLRPLYERQDTELFAALVAPHGFIPDFLTPRPHKVRATFAEQLAQLRATPVEVIGPDVLRTFGDAELPPLLRDGLADPAALLERVAAAFDRYWHECLAPDWWPRARAVLEADLARQSKVLAEQGAAVLFPDLDKRLTWHGDRVRLKHPMPDKWPAADIQVAGRSMILMPTTFARGAISTIDPGLPPVLNYPAHGRGTLSELPPPVNDRALVRLLGPARARLLTLLAEPATTTELARRLEITPGAVSQHLSVLYDAGLLQRARRGRSVQYARTPLAEDLLRR
- a CDS encoding ABC transporter permease codes for the protein MASTETSTGEEPVKTVEADKDTHDLAGLEAGLDALETVQSGRTPLRETLVQKVLPPLSAIALVLVVWQGLVWAEVADETKLPSPSSVWSGLKELWLQGTLLDIVWTSVSRGLLGFLLALAIGTPLGLIVARVRFIRAAIGPILSGLQSLPSVAWVPPAVIWLGLNNSMMYAVILLGAVPSIANGLVSGVDQVPPLFLRAGRTLGATGLRGTWHIVMPAALPGYLAGLKQGWAFSWRSLMAAEIIASSPDLGLGLGQLLENGRNNSDMPGVFLAIFLILIVGIAIDLLIFSPLERYVLRSRGLLVKS